The Gemmatimonadales bacterium genome has a window encoding:
- the rph gene encoding ribonuclease PH, whose amino-acid sequence MPRPDGRTNAQLRPLALERRANPYAEGSCLIRMGGTLVHCTASVESGVPGFKKGTGEGWVTAEYAMLPRATLERTSRERNGPGGRTQEIQRLIGRSLRAAMATMAFGEHTIRIDCDVLQADGGTRTAGITGGCIALADACTWLSERTGIPSPFGQLVAAVSVGVVDGEERLDLAYLEDRDAHVDANVVMLDPARFVEVQGTGEHASFSRGQLETLLDLAEHGIAELFEAQRRALGL is encoded by the coding sequence GTGCCCCGTCCTGATGGCCGCACCAACGCGCAGCTGCGCCCCCTGGCGCTGGAGCGCCGCGCCAATCCCTACGCCGAAGGGTCGTGCCTGATCCGGATGGGCGGCACCCTGGTCCATTGCACGGCGTCGGTCGAGTCCGGCGTACCCGGGTTCAAGAAGGGAACCGGCGAAGGCTGGGTCACGGCCGAGTATGCCATGCTGCCGCGGGCCACCCTCGAGCGGACCTCCCGGGAGCGGAACGGGCCCGGCGGACGCACCCAGGAGATCCAGCGGTTGATCGGCCGCTCGCTTCGCGCGGCGATGGCGACGATGGCTTTTGGCGAGCACACCATTCGCATCGACTGCGACGTCCTCCAGGCCGATGGCGGCACCCGCACCGCCGGCATCACCGGCGGGTGCATCGCGCTGGCCGATGCCTGCACCTGGCTCTCGGAGCGGACCGGCATCCCCTCGCCGTTCGGTCAGCTCGTCGCCGCCGTGTCGGTTGGCGTGGTGGACGGTGAGGAGCGGCTCGACCTGGCCTACCTGGAAGACCGGGATGCCCATGTAGACGCCAACGTGGTGATGCTCGATCCCGCGCGATTCGTCGAGGTGCAGGGAACCGGGGAGCACGCCAGCTTCTCGCGTGGGCAGCTCGAGACCCTGCTCGACCTCGCCGAGCATGGCATTGCCGAGCTGTTCGAGGCTCAGCGGCGCGCGCTCGGCCTGTGA
- the rfaE2 gene encoding D-glycero-beta-D-manno-heptose 1-phosphate adenylyltransferase, whose protein sequence is MDWRRSQHAPVAFTNGVFDLLHPGHVELLEAARREGGALVVGLNSDASVRRLGKGAERPVAAEAARARVLAALAAVDCVVLFDDETPRQLIEALAPDVLVKGADYSRDRIVGADWIEARGGRVVRVPLVAGFSTSALVERLRAPS, encoded by the coding sequence ATGGACTGGCGCCGATCGCAGCACGCCCCCGTCGCGTTCACCAACGGAGTGTTCGACCTGCTGCACCCCGGCCATGTCGAGCTGCTCGAGGCAGCCCGCCGGGAGGGCGGCGCGCTCGTCGTCGGGCTCAACAGCGACGCGTCGGTCCGGCGGCTGGGGAAGGGAGCCGAGCGGCCGGTGGCCGCCGAGGCGGCGCGGGCGCGCGTGCTGGCGGCGCTCGCCGCCGTGGACTGCGTCGTGCTGTTCGACGACGAGACCCCGCGTCAGCTCATCGAAGCCCTCGCCCCCGACGTGCTGGTGAAGGGGGCGGACTACTCCCGGGATCGCATCGTCGGTGCCGACTGGATCGAGGCCCGCGGCGGCCGAGTCGTTCGGGTACCGCTCGTCGCCGGCTTCTCAACCTCTGCTCTCGTGGAGCGTCTCCGTGCCCCGTCCTGA